A window of the Eulemur rufifrons isolate Redbay chromosome 6, OSU_ERuf_1, whole genome shotgun sequence genome harbors these coding sequences:
- the LOC138383711 gene encoding olfactory receptor 8B8, giving the protein MKTNRRMAAGNSSSVTEFILAGLTDQPELQIPLFFVFLGFYVVTMVGNLGLITLIGLNSHLHTPMYLFLYNLSFIDFCYSSVITPKMLMSFVSKKNIISYAGCMTQLFFFLFFVVSESFILSAMAYDRYVAICNPLLYTVTMSPQACLLLLLGVYGMGFAGAMAHTACMVSLTFCANNLVNHYMCDILPLLERSCTSTHVNELVVFVVVGIDIGVPTVTIFVSYALILSSILHIRSAEGRSKAFSTCSSHIIAVSLFFGSGAFVYLKPSSLLPMNQGKVSSLFYTTVVPMLNPLIYSLRNKDVKIALKKTLSKSSFF; this is encoded by the exons ATGAAAACTAACAG GAGAATGGCTGCTGGGAACTCCTCCTCCGTGACAGAGTTTATCCTCGCAGGCTTAACGGACCAGCCAGAACTCCAGATCCCCCTCTTCTTCGTGTTTCTTGGTTTCTACGTGGTCACCATGGTGGGGAACCTGGGCTTGATAACCCTGATTGGGCTGAACTCTCACCTGCACACCCCTATGTACCTTTTCCTCTATAATTTGTCCTTCATAGATTTCTGCTATTCCAGCGTTATCACCCCCAAAATGCTGATGAGTTTTGTCTCAAAGAAGAACATCATCTCCTATGCTGGGTGTATGACTCagctcttcttctttcttttctttgtcgtCTCTGAGTCCTTCATCCTGTCGGCGATGGCATATGACCGCTATGTCGCCATCTGTAACCCGCTGTTGTACACGGTCACCATGTCTCCCCAGGCATGTTTGCTCCTTTTGTTGGGTGTCTATGGGATGGGGTTTGCCGGGGCCATGGCCCACACAGCATGCATGGTGAGTCTGACCTTCTGTGCCAATAACCTTGTCAACCACTACATGTGTGACATCCTTCCCCTTCTCGAACGCTCCTGCACCAGCACCCATGTGAATGAGCtggtggtttttgttgttgtgggcATTGATATTGGTGTGCCCACAGTCACCATCTTCGTATCTTATGCCCTCATCCTCTCCAGCATCCTCCACATTCGTTCTGCCGAGGGCAGGTCCAAAGCCTTCAGCACCTGCAGCTCCCACATCATTgcagtttctcttttctttgggtCGGGGGCATTCGTGTATCTCAAACCCTCTTCTCTTTTACCTATGAACCAAGGCAAAGTCTCCTCTTTGTTCTATACCACTGTGGTGCCCATGCTCAACCCGCTGATCTATAGCCTGAGGAATAAGGATGTCAAAATTGCTCTGAAGAAAACCTTGAGTAAAAGTTCATTCTTCTGA